The nucleotide sequence CCCTGGCGAGACGACACCCTGACGCGGCGGTGGTGATCCGCGATCGTTCCGGGCTCGCCAGCCAGCCAAATCCGCTCGCCCAGGACACCGCGTGACATCCAATTGTCAACAGATTTCGGACGCGGGAAGGCTCTTGGATTGATCCAGATCCACGCGAATACAACCATCGTCGGGATCAACGACCACCAACCGAACCAAACGCGACTCCAAACGGCCAATCCGATCAACGGCGCGGTGGCCACGCGAGTCCATCCGCTCCATGGATTGGCATGCCGTTGCCAGGCCGCGTCATCCATGCACATCATTCGCTCAATCGCACGGCCCATTTTGTTCATAAAGGCACACCTAACAATTGTTCTTCCGTCACTGTGCGTCCTCGCCCGTATGCTTGGTAATCGACGAGCGACGTCTTAAAAACTTTGTTCGACCAATGGGGTGCGATCCACCCAAGTGCCTTTTCAAACGGCTCACGTGGAAATTTCGTCTTCGACATGATCGCCTGGTAACAAGAAACCCAAGTGATGCCCCGCGTGCATCCACATGAATTGCTGCCAGTCGTGCACTTTGATTTCGTTTAAAAAAGGGTATTTTTCGATTGGTCCTTCGAACGCCTTCGCTCGCTCGATCGCAGCAATGAACTGGTCAATGATTGCGTCGTCGTCGGGACCACTTTCAGTCTTGGGTTTCAACCGGTCCATCGTTGGACCGCTCGACATCTTGCGTGTTCGAAGCATGCGATGGAAGATCCATTTGATGATCGTCGCTCTCAGGATCCACGGCATGCGAAAGCCGAACCCGTCCATCCCACCAACCGTCGTGGCAGTAAGGTGCTCGCAAATCTGAGTCAGATTCCAGTTCTTCGTTTTGGTGTATCCGACTGACCGCAAATGCTGAATCTCAGCGATCACTTCATCGCCCGAGTGAAAATCGAGCGAACGCTTTTGAGTTGAGGCCATGATTTGATCTTCGAGCGAGGACGAAGTGTGTGAGCGGTCAACGACGGAGGCATGGGAGACGCCTAAACGTGGATACCCGGATCACCGCAATCAACCGTCGTATACGGGTGTCATTTTGACACCACACATTCTTAGGTAGACGGACAAAATTCCGCGATGGTGCACCGAGTGATTCAGCACCCACGTTCGAAGACAAGATCCCTTGGTCATCGTGAACAGGATTTGCCCTCCCATCTTCATCGACCACTCTTCCGCCAGTCGTT is from Rubripirellula tenax and encodes:
- a CDS encoding DUF6653 family protein produces the protein MNKMGRAIERMMCMDDAAWQRHANPWSGWTRVATAPLIGLAVWSRVWFGWWSLIPTMVVFAWIWINPRAFPRPKSVDNWMSRGVLGERIWLAGEPGTIADHHRRVRVSSRQGASLRGQLMVRGSFGCVRSYRRLISLQDRAIG
- a CDS encoding DUF1569 domain-containing protein, with product MASTQKRSLDFHSGDEVIAEIQHLRSVGYTKTKNWNLTQICEHLTATTVGGMDGFGFRMPWILRATIIKWIFHRMLRTRKMSSGPTMDRLKPKTESGPDDDAIIDQFIAAIERAKAFEGPIEKYPFLNEIKVHDWQQFMWMHAGHHLGFLLPGDHVEDEIST